The nucleotide sequence GATGACCTGAAGTATCTCGATTCCCACGAATACGCCCGTCTGGAAGGTGAAATTGCCACAATTGGAATTACAGCCTTTGCAGTCGATCAACTGGGCGATATCGTGTTCCTGGAACTGCCTGAAGTTGGTGAGGCTGTGGAGAAAGGTGAAAAATTTGGTACGGTTGAGTCTGTCAAAGCAGTTGAAGATTTGAATTCTCCAGTCACAGGAACGGTTGTGGAGTGCAACACTCCTTTGATGGATGCCCCAGAGGACCTGGCAGAAGACCCCTACGGTGAAGGCTGGCTGATTAAAGTACGAGTTGATGACCCTGGTGATCTTGACGATGCCCTTACTGCCAGTGAATATCGGGAACAGGTCGAGGGAGAGTAGTGAGTCCAGTGACGGCACTCACCAGTGAAAGTGCACCATTGCCCAAATAATGAGGAATATTGCTCAGTGGTTTAGCACTTGTGGATTCAATCAACCGGAAGATTTGAAACTTCACCACAGAGGCACAGAGAACACAGAGCCATTTCCTTGTGCCCTCTGGGTCTCTGTGGTAAAACCTCTAAGGTTTTCGGTTTATTTAGTCCACAGAGAAAAATTATCTCTGTGTAAACCTCAATCCTTTACTCTGTGAAGAGTATATGAACCGTCACCCACTAAATGATGCAGTCAAGCCGATAAACACAGAATATTTGTTAAAGTCTGTGAAGATGGTTATCGCTGATTAACCGTAATGTGACTGTTTGTTTACCAGAGTTTCTATGCTAGAGCGTTCTATGGATCAGACTGGCGCGGGTGTAAATCACTCTACAATGGGCAACCCTGACAACTCCCCAACGAACGGTTCTGCCAGTTTTGCCAGCGGTTCCCCCCATGTCGAAACCGCCCACCCCGTCCCGCGCCCTTCGCTTCCAGTGAATCCTCTGGCATATACGGACTCTTTTGAACGCAGGCACATTGGACCCAGTCCAGAGGATATTACCCAGATGCTGGCACTGCTGGGGTTTAAGAGTCTGGATGACCTGATTGAGGCGACGATTCCGGCCAGTATTCGAATGTCGCGATCGCTCCATCTGGAGTCCGCCAGAAGCGAATACGAACTACTCCAGGAACTCAGGGAAATTGCCCAGGAAAACCAGGTTTACCGATCCTTCATTGGCCTGGGGTATTACAATTGCATCACTCCAACGGTGATTCAGCGGAACATTCTGGAAAATCCTGCCTGGTACACTCAATACACTCCCTACCAGCCTGAAATTGCCCAGGGTCGGCTGGAAGCACTGCTCAACTTTCAGACCATGGTCACGGACCTGACCGGGCTGGAAATTGCCAACGCTTCTCTGCTGGATGAAGCCACAGCGGCGGCGGAAGCCATGACCATGAGCTACGGGGTCAGTAAGACGGGTTCCAGAGCCTTCTGGGTATCCGCAGAATGTCATCCCCAGACCATTGAAGTCTTGCAGACCCGCGCCCGCCCTCTGGGAATTGAGATTGTAATCGGCGACCACCGTACCTTCCAGTTTGAGCAGCCCGTGTTTGGAGTGCTGCTTCAGTACCCTGCCAGCGATGGAGCCATTTATGACTATCAGGCATTTTGCGATCGCGCCCATGCCGCAGGAGCACTGGTCACCGTGGCAGCCGATCTGCTCAGTCTGACCCTGCTCAAACCTCCCGGTGAATTTGGTGCCGACATCGCGGTGGGGAATACCCAACGATTTGGGGTCCCCCTAGGCTACGGTGGTCCCCACGCGGCATACTTTGCCACAAAAGAAGCCTTCAAACGGCAACTTCCTGGTCGCCTGGTGGGGGTGTCGAAAGATGTCCACGGTCATCCCGCCCTGCGACTGGCACTCCAGACCCGCGAACAGCACATTCGCCGGGATAAAGCGACCAGCAATATCTGCACGGCCCAGGTGTTGCTGGCAATTATCGCCAGTACCTACGCGGTCTACCACGGTCCCCAGGGCTTGCGCCAGATCGCAGAACGGGTTCACTGTATGACCGGAATTCTGGCAGAAGGGCTGCATAAGCTGGGCTACACCCTGGGCACAGAACCCTACTTTGATACTCTGCGGGTTACGGTTCCTGAAGGCAAGGCAAAGGACATTGTCAGACGCGCCCATTCTCACCACATCAACCTGCGCCAGATTGACGATCGCAGTTTCGGGATTTCCCTGGATGAAACCGTTTCCTCCGATGACCTGATTGCCCTGTTCCAGATTTTTGCCGGGGAACAGATTGCCCACTTTACACCGGAGGATGTGCTGTCCCACTGTCCGGTACCCTGTCTGCCTCCTCCCCTGAGCCGCACCAGTGCCTATCTGACCCATCCGGTCTTTAACTCCTACCATTCCGAAACTGAGTTGCTGCGTTACCTGTACCGCTTGCAGTCAAAAGATTTGTCGCTAACCACGGCAATGATTCCCCTCGGATCCTGCACCATGAAGCTGAATGCCACGACTGAGATGGTACCCATCACCTGGGCAGAGTTCAGCCAGATCCATCCCTTTGCACCGCTGGATCAGACCAGGGGCTATCAACGACTGTTTGAGCAATTGGAGGAGTGGCTGGCAGAAATTACCGGCTTTGCTGGCATCTCCCTTCAGCCCAATGCTGGCTCCCAGGGAGAGTATGCCGGACTGCTGGTGATTCGCCAGTACCATGAATCCCGAGGCGATCGCCACCGGAATGTGTGCCTGATTCCCCAGTCTGCTCACGGCACCAACCCCGCCAGTGCGGTGATGGCGGGTATGCAGGTGGTTGCAGTTGCCTGCGATCGGGATGGCAACATTGACCTGGCAGACCTGAAGGCAAAGGCTGAGCAACATCGGGATCAACTGGCTGCCCTGATGGTGACCTACCCTTCCACCCACGGGGTGTTTGAGGAATCGATTCGGGAAATTTGCAGCCTCATCCATGCCTGTGGAGGGCAGGTCTATATGGACGGTGCCAACATGAACGCCCAGGTGGGGCTGTGCCGTCCGGCTGACTTTGGGGCAGATGTGTGTCATTTGAATTTACATAAAACCTTCTGTATTCCCCACGGCGGGGGTGGTCCCGGTATGGGTCCAATCGGGGTGGCGGCTCATCTGGTGCCATTTCTGCCCCGGCATCCACTGGTTTCCGTTGGAGGCAAAGAGGGAATTGGGGCGGTTTCGGCTGCGCCCTGGGGCAGTGCCAGTATCCTGCCGATTTCCTGGGTTTACATTGCCCTGATGGGGGCAGAAGGTTTGCGGAGAGCAACAGAAGTTGCGATTCTGAACGCCAACTACATTGCCAAGCGCCTGGAGAACCATTACCCGATTCTGTATAAGGGGAAGAATGGCCTAGTTGCCCATGAGTGCATCATTGACCTGCGCCAGTTCAAGAAAACGGCTGAGATCGAAGTGGATGATATTGCCAAACGATTGATTGATTATGGCTTTCACCCACCCACGGTATCGTGGCCCGTGGCTGGCACTATGATGGTGGAACCAACGGAAAGCGAGTCTAAACAAGAGTTAGACCGTTTTTGTGATGCCATGATTGCCATTCGGGAAGAAATTCGTGAAATTGAAGCGGGCAAAGCTGATCGACAGGATAATCTGCTGAAAAATGCGCCCCATACCGTGTTTGCTCTGACGACGGATGAATGGAGCCATCCCTACTCCCGGCAACGAGCCGTTTACCCGGATGCATGGACACGGGAAAACAAATTCTGGGCCGCTGTGGGACGGATTGACCAAGCCTATGGCGATCGCAACCTGGTCTGCACCTGCCCGTCGATGGGAGCCTATAGCTAACCCGGACACTGGCGATTGAGGGTTGCTGAATAGCCCTGTGAATTAGAGGTGAGGGGTGCCCACGGGGGACGCACTCCATCACTTCACGATCTGAAATCGAAGATCCAAAATCCAAAATGGTATTAAATAGAGTGTAGAAAGAGTGCAGAAGGGTTCTCTCTGACCTGACGAATCTTCTTTGGAGTGTTCGTCCCTTCTGCAATCCCTTCGGGTTACTTCTTCCCAGTTGTTCAATGGAATTCGGGAAGTGGAAGTCAGCAGTCAAGCAACGCTTCAAGCTCTGGCTTTTAAGCTCTGGATCATGGCTCAGATGAACGATATCTGACGCCAGCGCCTATGATTAACCTGAGGCTAGAACGTAACGGATACGGGATTAAGCAAACAAGGATCTATCGCTTCATGGAATTTTCGATCGCCGCCCTCCTCGCCAATTTTGCAGATGATAAATTGGTCGCCCCCAAAGCATTGGAAAAGAAATTAGATTGTGTGGATGAAGCCAGCCAGCGCAAGTTGCAAATTGCCCTGGATGCGCTGGAACGCATTGGCATCCTGGTTAAGGAACGCGGAAAATACAAACGGGTTTCAGAAGAAGGCGTAGTCGAAGGTAAGCTGCGCTGTTCCAGTAAGGGCTTTTGTTTTGCCATTCAAGATATTGAAGGGTCAGAAGATATTTATATCCGGGAAAGTCAGTTGAACAATGCCTGGAATGGCGATCGGGTCTTAGTCCGGGTGACAAAGGAAGGAAGTCGTCGTCGCAGTCCAGAAGGGGAGGTGCGCCTGATTTTAGAGCGCTCTAATCCCTCGGTACTGGCTCGTGTGAAGCAGACTGATAACGGTTTTCGGGCAGTTCCTCTGGACGATCGACTCCTGTTTGAACTGCAACTGCAACCCAACGGAGGAAATCTGGAATCAGCAATTGACCAGTTGGTGCATGTTGAGGTTCTACGCTATCCCCTGGGACAAAATCCTCCATTGGGCAGAGTTGCGCAAATTCTAGGGACAGATACAGACGCCTCCGATATCGACATTGTCTGTTGCAAGCATGACCTGCCGCGTCAGTTCCCGGATCCTGTGTTGGAGGCGGCGAAGGAACTACCGGGCAAAATTAGCAGAGCAGAGCTTAAAAAACGACTTGATCTGCGTAAACTAACTACCCTCACACTGAAGGCAGATACCGTTCAGGCGAACGATAGCCTGGATGATGCGATCACTCTACAGAAAACGAAACAGGGAGACTGGCAGTTAGGTATCCACATTGCCGACGTTGCCTACTACGTTAAACCAGACTCCCCCATCGACCGGGAGGCGCGCAAACGAGGAACCTCCATTTATCTAGGCGATGTGGTGGTTTCCATGCTACCCGATGAAATTTCCAGTAACCTCTGTGCTTTAAGGGCAGGAAAAGACCGGCTGGCAGTTTCGGTTCTGGTGACGCTGGACGCCGAAGGACAGGTCATTGAATATGAAATTCAACCAACCGTGATTCAGGTAGACTATCAGCTCAGCTACCAGCAGGCTCAGGCAATTTTGGAGCGATTGTCGGGTCAGCCAGCCGCCGTGGATATTGCTCAGTTTTCCAGTATTTATGAACTTTTAGACCAGATTGCGGCTCTGAGTAAAGCGCTGGAACGCCAGCGTCGCAGGCGGGGAGCCTTTGAGTTGAACCTGCCAGAAAAACCGATGTCTGGCAACACCAGTGACACTGAGGTGGGTAAGCTGTTGTTCTCCCCCAAGTTCCACTATGACGATGAGGGTGCGCTGGGAGCGATGGTGGTCACCCCTTCTACTCCCACCCACGCCATGATTGCCGAATTGATGCTGCTGGCAAACCAGTTAGTTGCTGAACATTTACAGGAACTGGGGGTTCCGGGCATCTATCGGGTTCATCCCACACCAGACCCAGATGATGTGCTGGAATTGATGAAACTGGCGGCAAATATGGAGATTGAACTGCATCTGGAGCAGGAAGATACTGTTCAGCCCCAGGATTATCAACACTTTACTCAAAAGTTTGCGGAATCGGATGCAGAACGGGTATTGACCTATCTGCTTCTGGAAACACTGAAACCAGCCTTCTACAGCACCACGCCAAAATCTCATTTTGGGCTGGCGCTGGAACATGGATACACC is from Leptothermofonsia sichuanensis E412 and encodes:
- the gcvH gene encoding glycine cleavage system protein GcvH, with translation MDFEYPDDLKYLDSHEYARLEGEIATIGITAFAVDQLGDIVFLELPEVGEAVEKGEKFGTVESVKAVEDLNSPVTGTVVECNTPLMDAPEDLAEDPYGEGWLIKVRVDDPGDLDDALTASEYREQVEGE
- the gcvP gene encoding aminomethyl-transferring glycine dehydrogenase, whose product is MLERSMDQTGAGVNHSTMGNPDNSPTNGSASFASGSPHVETAHPVPRPSLPVNPLAYTDSFERRHIGPSPEDITQMLALLGFKSLDDLIEATIPASIRMSRSLHLESARSEYELLQELREIAQENQVYRSFIGLGYYNCITPTVIQRNILENPAWYTQYTPYQPEIAQGRLEALLNFQTMVTDLTGLEIANASLLDEATAAAEAMTMSYGVSKTGSRAFWVSAECHPQTIEVLQTRARPLGIEIVIGDHRTFQFEQPVFGVLLQYPASDGAIYDYQAFCDRAHAAGALVTVAADLLSLTLLKPPGEFGADIAVGNTQRFGVPLGYGGPHAAYFATKEAFKRQLPGRLVGVSKDVHGHPALRLALQTREQHIRRDKATSNICTAQVLLAIIASTYAVYHGPQGLRQIAERVHCMTGILAEGLHKLGYTLGTEPYFDTLRVTVPEGKAKDIVRRAHSHHINLRQIDDRSFGISLDETVSSDDLIALFQIFAGEQIAHFTPEDVLSHCPVPCLPPPLSRTSAYLTHPVFNSYHSETELLRYLYRLQSKDLSLTTAMIPLGSCTMKLNATTEMVPITWAEFSQIHPFAPLDQTRGYQRLFEQLEEWLAEITGFAGISLQPNAGSQGEYAGLLVIRQYHESRGDRHRNVCLIPQSAHGTNPASAVMAGMQVVAVACDRDGNIDLADLKAKAEQHRDQLAALMVTYPSTHGVFEESIREICSLIHACGGQVYMDGANMNAQVGLCRPADFGADVCHLNLHKTFCIPHGGGGPGMGPIGVAAHLVPFLPRHPLVSVGGKEGIGAVSAAPWGSASILPISWVYIALMGAEGLRRATEVAILNANYIAKRLENHYPILYKGKNGLVAHECIIDLRQFKKTAEIEVDDIAKRLIDYGFHPPTVSWPVAGTMMVEPTESESKQELDRFCDAMIAIREEIREIEAGKADRQDNLLKNAPHTVFALTTDEWSHPYSRQRAVYPDAWTRENKFWAAVGRIDQAYGDRNLVCTCPSMGAYS
- a CDS encoding ribonuclease R family protein, whose translation is MINLRLERNGYGIKQTRIYRFMEFSIAALLANFADDKLVAPKALEKKLDCVDEASQRKLQIALDALERIGILVKERGKYKRVSEEGVVEGKLRCSSKGFCFAIQDIEGSEDIYIRESQLNNAWNGDRVLVRVTKEGSRRRSPEGEVRLILERSNPSVLARVKQTDNGFRAVPLDDRLLFELQLQPNGGNLESAIDQLVHVEVLRYPLGQNPPLGRVAQILGTDTDASDIDIVCCKHDLPRQFPDPVLEAAKELPGKISRAELKKRLDLRKLTTLTLKADTVQANDSLDDAITLQKTKQGDWQLGIHIADVAYYVKPDSPIDREARKRGTSIYLGDVVVSMLPDEISSNLCALRAGKDRLAVSVLVTLDAEGQVIEYEIQPTVIQVDYQLSYQQAQAILERLSGQPAAVDIAQFSSIYELLDQIAALSKALERQRRRRGAFELNLPEKPMSGNTSDTEVGKLLFSPKFHYDDEGALGAMVVTPSTPTHAMIAELMLLANQLVAEHLQELGVPGIYRVHPTPDPDDVLELMKLAANMEIELHLEQEDTVQPQDYQHFTQKFAESDAERVLTYLLLETLKPAFYSTTPKSHFGLALEHGYTHFTSPVRRYPDLLVQRVLHAVFEEGRDRKSTRSKETVNLRHSSSHGNISWNVLPPEIQQELESDFASVVVHLGEREKIAQEAEQDLEGLKKAELMRERTGEIFHGLITGVQSYGLFVEIEELLVEGLVHVSSLKDDWYEYRSRQQTLVGRKNRKQYQLGDRIEVQVKSVDYYRQQIDLIAVGGGSEAIEDDSDMDEEEDMDEEEDGLD